A single genomic interval of Alteromonas sp. CI.11.F.A3 harbors:
- a CDS encoding methyl-accepting chemotaxis protein → MGVFNFLNNDELKAAQHEAQLKTQILDASTASIMVIDSAGNIVYHNPAFLALAQHYADDFTVSIHGGHASLKGQNLSTIVKGNTQLLNQILQCSEASFYAQLADTVFTLNITALNTSSSNPAQYVVQWNDNENEDQRTGMVNAIDRSQAVILFSPDGSIVKANENFLSAMGYSQSDIEGKHHSLFVTREYASSQEYKDFWSVLRSGEAHSGEFCRVNNKGEEVWIQASYNPIFDHNGKVTAIVKFAIDITAEKAQNADYQGQINAISKSQAVIEFDMQGNILTANDNFLSVMGYSLEEVKGKHHSTFVEREVKLSPEYAAFWKDLQAGNYRTGEFKRLGKGGSEIWIQASYNPIFDSNGQPFKVVKFATDITAQKAKNAYFEGQLTAISKSQAVIEFDLDGVILDANSNFLSALGYTLDEVKGKHHSIFVDPAFKNSPEYAAFWEQLRKGIYASGEYKRISKLGNAVYIQASYNPILDQNGKPFRVVKYATDITGRTLTVDSIKTVMSKLTEGDLLHKIEEPLDGDFKILGESINQFVDELRDTIVKIHDAVETIDTASNEIATGNADLSSRTEQQASSLEETASAMEELTGTVKLNAENADQAKGLASQASDVASEGGKVIEKVVHTMGEINDSAQRISDIIGVIDGIAFQTNILALNAAVEAARAGEQGRGFAVVASEVRTLAQRSAEAAKDIKGLISTSVEKITNGNVLVNKSGETMADIVTAIKRVNDIMSEIAAASSEQATGIQEVNNAVVQMDEMTQQNAALVEEAAAAADSMRQQSGQLAQRVAVFKVGQQNFSSASVPSSGMTSFPTSAPRAITGPGPSKPRVALNPTSPDDAEWEAF, encoded by the coding sequence ATGGGCGTGTTTAACTTTCTCAACAATGACGAGCTTAAAGCTGCACAGCACGAGGCGCAGCTAAAAACGCAAATCCTCGATGCAAGCACCGCAAGTATTATGGTAATTGATAGCGCGGGTAATATTGTGTATCACAACCCTGCTTTTTTAGCGTTGGCGCAGCATTACGCTGATGATTTTACAGTATCTATTCACGGCGGCCATGCTTCTTTGAAGGGGCAAAATTTATCCACGATTGTGAAAGGTAATACCCAGCTGTTGAATCAAATTTTACAGTGTAGCGAAGCAAGCTTTTATGCGCAGTTGGCCGACACTGTGTTTACGTTAAATATTACTGCGCTCAACACATCAAGTTCCAACCCTGCGCAATATGTTGTGCAATGGAACGATAACGAAAACGAAGATCAGCGTACGGGTATGGTCAATGCTATTGACCGAAGCCAAGCTGTTATCCTTTTTTCTCCTGATGGCAGTATAGTCAAAGCGAATGAAAATTTTCTTTCTGCTATGGGGTACTCGCAAAGTGATATTGAAGGTAAACACCATAGCTTGTTTGTTACTCGTGAATACGCCAGTAGCCAAGAATACAAAGACTTTTGGTCTGTATTGCGAAGCGGTGAGGCGCACAGCGGTGAGTTTTGCCGGGTAAATAACAAAGGCGAAGAGGTTTGGATCCAAGCTTCTTACAACCCTATTTTTGACCACAATGGCAAGGTAACCGCTATTGTGAAATTTGCTATTGATATCACCGCTGAGAAAGCACAGAACGCCGATTACCAAGGGCAAATTAACGCTATTAGTAAGTCGCAAGCCGTTATCGAATTCGATATGCAAGGCAATATTCTTACCGCAAATGATAATTTTCTTAGTGTGATGGGGTATTCCTTAGAGGAAGTAAAAGGCAAGCACCACAGTACCTTCGTAGAAAGGGAGGTAAAACTTAGCCCTGAATACGCTGCATTCTGGAAAGATTTGCAAGCGGGTAATTATCGAACCGGTGAATTTAAAAGGTTAGGCAAGGGGGGCAGCGAAATTTGGATCCAAGCTTCTTACAACCCTATATTTGACAGCAATGGGCAACCTTTTAAGGTCGTAAAATTCGCCACCGATATTACTGCGCAAAAAGCTAAAAATGCCTACTTTGAAGGGCAATTAACTGCCATAAGCAAATCCCAAGCTGTTATCGAATTTGATTTAGATGGGGTGATTTTAGACGCCAACAGTAACTTCTTATCGGCACTTGGTTATACCCTGGATGAAGTGAAAGGGAAGCATCACAGCATATTCGTAGATCCTGCTTTTAAAAACAGCCCAGAGTACGCAGCGTTTTGGGAGCAATTACGTAAAGGTATTTACGCCAGTGGCGAGTACAAACGTATTAGCAAACTAGGCAATGCTGTCTATATTCAGGCTTCTTATAACCCCATTCTAGACCAAAATGGTAAACCGTTTAGGGTAGTGAAGTACGCCACGGATATTACGGGGCGTACGTTGACGGTAGACAGCATTAAAACCGTGATGTCTAAGCTTACCGAAGGAGATTTACTGCATAAGATTGAAGAACCTCTAGATGGCGATTTTAAAATACTCGGCGAGTCAATCAATCAGTTCGTGGATGAGCTTCGCGACACTATCGTCAAAATTCATGATGCGGTGGAAACTATTGATACCGCCTCTAATGAAATTGCGACTGGCAACGCCGACTTATCAAGTCGAACTGAGCAGCAAGCGTCTAGCTTAGAAGAAACGGCATCCGCAATGGAAGAGCTAACAGGTACGGTAAAACTGAATGCAGAAAATGCTGACCAAGCGAAGGGCCTTGCCAGCCAAGCGTCTGATGTAGCGTCAGAGGGCGGAAAGGTGATTGAAAAAGTGGTTCATACCATGGGTGAAATTAACGATTCGGCACAGCGCATTTCCGACATTATTGGCGTTATCGACGGTATTGCATTTCAAACCAACATTTTGGCTCTAAATGCAGCGGTAGAAGCTGCACGAGCTGGCGAGCAAGGCCGCGGGTTCGCCGTGGTCGCATCGGAAGTACGCACGTTAGCTCAGCGTTCAGCAGAAGCAGCTAAAGATATTAAAGGTCTTATTTCCACCTCAGTAGAGAAGATCACCAACGGCAATGTGTTGGTAAATAAATCGGGAGAAACCATGGCCGATATCGTGACGGCGATTAAGCGGGTAAACGATATTATGTCAGAAATTGCTGCGGCCAGTTCCGAACAAGCCACTGGTATTCAAGAGGTGAATAACGCTGTCGTACAAATGGATGAAATGACCCAGCAAAATGCAGCGCTCGTAGAAGAGGCGGCGGCTGCCGCAGACAGTATGAGACAACAATCCGGTCAACTTGCACAGCGGGTAGCAGTATTTAAAGTAGGGCAACAAAATTTTAGTTCAGCCTCTGTGCCGTCGAGTGGGATGACGTC
- a CDS encoding chemotaxis protein CheW, with the protein MSDTALHQAVIGGDDKEYLSFVLADEHYALDIKTVKEIRGYEQVTKIANAPAFIKGVINLRGDIVPIVDLRLKFNVGEATYTEFTIVIMLNIQDRIVGIVVDGVSDVIRLMEEQILAPPEFGVAFDSRYLHGLADVDGQMVILVNIESLITSEEMGLVAPPSVNEDA; encoded by the coding sequence ATGAGTGATACCGCATTACATCAAGCTGTTATCGGGGGCGATGACAAAGAATATTTAAGTTTCGTACTTGCCGATGAACACTACGCTTTGGATATTAAAACTGTAAAGGAAATTCGTGGTTACGAGCAAGTCACTAAAATTGCTAATGCACCAGCCTTTATCAAAGGAGTAATCAATTTACGAGGGGACATTGTGCCTATTGTGGATTTACGCCTTAAATTCAATGTTGGCGAAGCCACTTATACCGAATTTACCATCGTGATTATGCTCAATATTCAAGATCGCATTGTAGGTATTGTGGTAGACGGTGTGTCGGATGTTATTCGGCTAATGGAAGAGCAAATTTTAGCGCCGCCTGAATTTGGTGTGGCTTTTGATAGCCGTTACTTACACGGCTTAGCAGATGTAGATGGTCAGATGGTTATTCTGGTGAATATTGAAAGCCTTATCACCAGCGAAGAAATGGGCTTAGTTGCTCCCCCAAGCGTTAACGAAGACGCGTAA
- a CDS encoding chemotaxis protein CheW, translating into MSIDIEQFHGVFFDESDEHLDDMEQLLISLDVDSPDSEELNSIFRAAHSIKGGSGIFGFNALMNLTHVMENLLDKARNQELSVTTNIVNLLLETLDVLKATLAAYRDQVDVPEQAIAVSITKLEKALTETQDTAASNTHIEASSRSDANNGNGSFDSTCGSNSNDGGDANSDAFGFFEDEPDSDAFGFFDDEPVTAADTSQQSATSDDEGATQNTDGFGFFDDIPTEPMPSAEDDGFGFFDEPEVPVITTVASDESFGFFDTLDIPEPSAKENVSAATAMPTPLEPRSSAPDIDVNKSTTPSPNISKSPARPARKAGGRDSASIRVDTGKIDAMVNLVGELVITQSMLSLIGQEVDGQVGERLQVAIDELQRNTREIQESVMSVRMLPLTATFNRFPRLVRDLAGKLDKKVDLVLQGAHTEIDKSLIEKLVDPLTHLVRNSIDHGIELPEKRRAAGKPESGTVILGAEQKGGSIIISIIDDGGGLNRARILDKARANGLAVSDEMPDSEVWQLIFQAGFSTAEAVTDVSGRGVGMDVVRRNIEAIGGRIEIESSLGEGSGFFIHLPLTLAIVDGMCVTVGNQIFVIPLLNIVESFQPTTSQLKTLGNDTVLYIRDQYWPLVPLHDYMDVENAKRQPTEAIVVLLESSKKRFGVLVDALVGQQQVVIKSLEDHYRKVAGIAGATIMGDGKVALIIDADSIATTYTSSQLEDMLA; encoded by the coding sequence ATGAGCATTGATATTGAGCAGTTTCACGGCGTGTTTTTTGACGAGAGCGATGAGCATCTCGACGACATGGAACAACTGCTAATTAGCCTTGATGTAGACTCGCCTGACTCGGAAGAACTAAACAGTATTTTCCGCGCAGCCCATTCTATTAAAGGGGGAAGTGGCATTTTTGGCTTCAATGCCTTAATGAATCTTACCCATGTAATGGAAAACCTGTTAGATAAGGCCCGTAATCAAGAGCTATCTGTTACCACTAATATCGTTAACCTGTTACTAGAAACCCTTGATGTATTAAAAGCGACATTAGCGGCCTATCGCGATCAGGTCGATGTGCCAGAACAAGCTATTGCAGTGAGTATTACCAAGCTGGAAAAAGCGCTAACAGAAACCCAAGATACAGCAGCATCTAATACGCATATTGAGGCTTCTAGCCGTAGCGATGCTAATAACGGTAATGGCAGCTTCGACAGCACTTGTGGTAGCAATAGCAATGATGGAGGCGATGCCAACAGCGACGCGTTTGGTTTTTTTGAAGATGAACCTGACAGCGACGCCTTTGGCTTTTTTGATGACGAGCCTGTCACCGCCGCAGATACCAGCCAGCAAAGCGCGACCAGTGACGATGAGGGGGCGACACAAAATACTGATGGTTTTGGGTTCTTTGATGATATTCCCACCGAACCAATGCCTAGCGCGGAAGATGATGGCTTCGGTTTTTTTGATGAGCCAGAAGTACCCGTAATAACGACGGTAGCCAGTGACGAAAGTTTTGGTTTTTTCGATACCCTAGATATACCTGAGCCAAGTGCAAAAGAGAACGTTTCTGCGGCTACAGCGATGCCCACACCACTTGAACCGCGTTCTTCTGCCCCAGATATCGATGTAAATAAGTCGACTACGCCATCGCCCAATATTTCAAAGTCACCAGCTAGACCAGCAAGAAAAGCGGGTGGCCGAGATAGTGCCTCTATTCGAGTAGACACAGGCAAGATAGACGCCATGGTCAACCTCGTTGGTGAACTTGTTATTACCCAATCTATGTTGTCTCTGATTGGGCAGGAAGTAGATGGGCAGGTAGGCGAGCGTTTGCAAGTGGCGATAGACGAATTGCAGCGCAATACTCGTGAAATTCAAGAGTCGGTAATGTCGGTCAGAATGTTACCACTAACCGCGACATTCAATCGGTTCCCTAGGTTGGTGCGTGATTTAGCTGGCAAGCTAGATAAAAAGGTCGATTTAGTCTTGCAAGGCGCCCACACAGAAATTGACAAAAGCTTGATTGAAAAGTTGGTAGACCCGTTAACGCATTTGGTTAGAAACAGTATCGATCATGGTATTGAATTGCCCGAAAAACGACGTGCTGCGGGTAAGCCAGAGTCGGGCACTGTCATACTAGGCGCTGAGCAAAAAGGCGGCAGTATTATTATTAGCATTATCGATGATGGCGGCGGATTGAATAGAGCCCGCATTTTAGATAAAGCCCGCGCCAATGGATTAGCTGTTAGCGATGAGATGCCAGATAGCGAAGTGTGGCAGCTCATCTTTCAAGCCGGGTTTTCTACTGCCGAAGCGGTAACCGATGTGTCTGGTCGTGGTGTGGGTATGGACGTGGTAAGACGGAATATTGAAGCCATAGGCGGGCGCATTGAAATAGAGTCTTCACTAGGAGAAGGTTCGGGCTTCTTTATACATCTGCCACTCACCCTCGCTATCGTTGATGGAATGTGCGTGACGGTGGGGAATCAGATTTTTGTTATCCCTTTGCTCAACATTGTGGAGTCTTTTCAGCCCACAACCAGTCAGCTTAAAACCTTGGGCAACGATACGGTACTTTATATTCGCGACCAATACTGGCCGCTTGTCCCTCTTCACGATTATATGGATGTAGAAAACGCCAAACGGCAGCCCACAGAAGCCATTGTTGTATTACTCGAAAGCAGTAAAAAGCGCTTTGGGGTGCTGGTAGACGCCTTAGTTGGTCAGCAGCAAGTGGTAATAAAAAGCTTAGAAGATCACTACCGAAAAGTAGCTGGAATTGCAGGCGCTACCATCATGGGCGACGGAAAAGTTGCACTCATTATCGATGCCGACTCTATCGCAACTACTTATACCTCAAGTCAATTAGAGGACATGCTCGCATGA
- a CDS encoding response regulator, which translates to MSKHILVVDDSISIRQMVEMTLKGAGYTVTTAQDGQEALDKCKSQQFGFVLTDQNMPRMDGLTLIKNLRSLSGFNRTPIVMLTTEAGPEMKAKGKAAGATGWMVKPFDPNKLLDVTKRVLG; encoded by the coding sequence ATGAGCAAGCATATTTTAGTAGTCGACGATTCTATATCAATTCGTCAGATGGTAGAGATGACCTTAAAAGGTGCTGGCTACACAGTTACCACCGCACAAGATGGTCAAGAAGCATTAGACAAGTGTAAGTCTCAGCAATTTGGATTTGTATTGACCGATCAAAACATGCCCCGCATGGACGGTTTAACACTTATCAAAAACTTGCGTAGTTTAAGCGGTTTTAATCGCACGCCTATTGTCATGCTCACCACGGAAGCGGGCCCAGAGATGAAAGCCAAAGGGAAAGCGGCGGGCGCTACAGGTTGGATGGTGAAACCTTTCGATCCTAATAAGCTGCTAGATGTGACAAAGCGCGTTTTGGGCTAA
- a CDS encoding methyl-accepting chemotaxis protein, with protein sequence MHSNVESSSTQSESSTNIYLVGAVAGLLASWALFFFGSALFGFILLTVVLIGFVAYASSKSKSSDANSSIEETHSGTAHVEDHIALAGGEIAHSLSICEGNLSSIKTTQDDAVVTLSQAFTSLKDLVAAQVNCIDALLSVDATNHTAYSDKMRNFAQDTDSTLVSFIDSTEKMSSSTQHLMSQVQTIQQAMPTVIDALSGIDDISAQTNLLALNAAIEAARAGEAGRGFAVVADEVRALSTRSTQFSDVIKKQVENIKGLVDKLTETAEFVASQDISHVVEAKDHISKELKDIIRKAESDQVTTKQLEGIGQQLDDAINNAIRGMQFGDINGQHIDYTKDIVKFIIERLQQLEPENLEAFASELKAYQQALAQRGKTDHNPVSATSMQSGEVELF encoded by the coding sequence TTGCATTCAAACGTGGAAAGTTCATCTACACAATCAGAAAGTAGCACTAATATTTATTTAGTAGGCGCAGTGGCAGGGCTATTGGCGTCTTGGGCGCTGTTCTTTTTTGGCTCAGCGCTTTTCGGCTTCATTTTGCTTACGGTGGTGCTAATAGGATTTGTCGCTTACGCATCAAGTAAGAGCAAATCGTCTGATGCCAATTCCTCTATTGAAGAAACACATTCCGGCACAGCTCATGTGGAAGATCATATTGCATTAGCAGGGGGAGAAATTGCTCACTCGCTATCAATATGTGAGGGAAACCTGTCTTCTATTAAAACAACCCAAGATGATGCGGTTGTTACCCTTAGCCAAGCCTTTACCAGCTTAAAAGACCTAGTGGCAGCACAGGTTAATTGTATTGATGCCCTGCTTAGCGTCGATGCAACAAACCATACCGCTTACTCAGATAAAATGCGCAATTTTGCTCAAGACACCGACAGCACCCTTGTGAGTTTTATCGATTCCACTGAAAAAATGTCGTCTTCAACACAGCATTTAATGAGCCAAGTACAAACCATTCAACAAGCAATGCCTACGGTTATTGATGCGCTTAGTGGAATAGATGATATTTCTGCACAAACTAATTTGTTAGCGCTTAACGCAGCCATTGAAGCAGCGCGAGCGGGTGAAGCTGGAAGAGGCTTTGCCGTGGTGGCCGATGAAGTGCGGGCGCTGTCTACTCGTTCAACCCAGTTCAGTGACGTTATTAAGAAGCAGGTAGAAAATATAAAAGGCTTGGTAGACAAGCTCACCGAAACCGCTGAGTTTGTTGCTTCTCAAGATATTTCCCATGTGGTTGAAGCCAAAGACCATATCAGTAAAGAGCTAAAAGACATTATTCGCAAAGCAGAGTCAGACCAAGTTACCACCAAGCAACTAGAGGGTATTGGACAACAACTAGATGATGCAATAAATAACGCGATAAGAGGTATGCAGTTTGGCGATATAAATGGCCAGCACATTGATTATACGAAAGATATTGTAAAATTTATTATCGAGCGACTCCAACAACTAGAGCCTGAAAATTTGGAGGCTTTTGCTTCTGAATTAAAGGCTTACCAACAAGCACTTGCCCAACGAGGAAAAACCGACCACAACCCGGTTTCTGCAACATCCATGCAGTCCGGAGAGGTAGAGTTATTCTAG
- a CDS encoding META domain-containing protein gives MPSHFRNSLFIVLSLLFTVAGCSNSPTQTSSDGTSMTDDESAITLTGTWQVESIDMGGIIDSSMMTVELVTKNRISGFTGCNQFSGILNLKPGELAEGEFATSKLVTTRRACVGAMSAQEQRFVKALEMASRYEIQKGTWLVIYDNAGKQRLKLIRMSAQDTAKNEKMDAATTGTHQFNCATAGNIVVRFLSPETIKLSEKGNIHILQRTRSASGARYIGMNTEFWNKGNSAVLSLQNQSYSCSK, from the coding sequence ATGCCCTCTCATTTTCGTAATTCACTTTTTATTGTCTTGAGCTTACTTTTTACCGTTGCTGGCTGCAGTAATAGCCCTACGCAAACGTCAAGCGACGGGACTTCAATGACCGACGACGAATCTGCAATTACCCTAACCGGTACTTGGCAAGTGGAAAGCATCGACATGGGCGGCATTATCGATAGCAGCATGATGACTGTGGAGTTGGTAACGAAAAATCGAATTTCAGGCTTTACTGGCTGTAACCAATTTTCGGGCATACTTAATTTAAAACCGGGCGAATTAGCAGAAGGTGAGTTTGCAACGTCTAAATTGGTAACGACGCGCCGCGCATGTGTAGGTGCCATGTCAGCGCAAGAGCAGCGCTTTGTGAAAGCCCTAGAAATGGCAAGTCGTTACGAAATTCAAAAGGGCACTTGGTTGGTTATTTATGATAACGCCGGTAAACAAAGGCTTAAGTTAATAAGAATGTCAGCACAAGACACTGCGAAGAATGAAAAAATGGATGCGGCAACCACGGGAACGCATCAGTTTAATTGTGCAACCGCAGGAAACATTGTGGTGCGCTTTTTAAGCCCAGAAACAATCAAGCTATCTGAAAAAGGTAATATTCATATATTGCAGCGTACGCGTTCAGCCTCAGGGGCGCGTTATATCGGAATGAATACCGAATTTTGGAACAAGGGGAATTCAGCCGTTCTTAGCCTTCAAAACCAATCGTATTCATGCAGTAAGTAA
- a CDS encoding response regulator transcription factor, whose protein sequence is MSAARILIIEDDITLSDQVARLLKEKGFTTTQCLDGQKGLLTALQESFDLILLDILLPSLNGLAVLNQIRKVKHTPVMMITASGAEQERIEGYRKGADDYLPKPFNFTEMMLRIEALLRRSQRDTTPPKQASQLIIDALQLNRIKQDVRFSGNGVELTPIQFKLLWVLLENHHEVMTKAFLYQSVLNRPFSRYDRSLDMHISRVRKKLVEAGMPPERLSTLHGKGYRFS, encoded by the coding sequence ATGTCTGCCGCTCGCATTTTAATAATAGAAGACGATATAACCCTTAGCGATCAGGTAGCTAGGCTGCTAAAAGAAAAAGGGTTTACCACTACGCAGTGCTTAGATGGCCAGAAAGGCTTATTAACGGCGTTGCAGGAAAGCTTCGATCTCATTCTACTCGATATCTTACTGCCTTCGCTCAATGGCTTGGCAGTTTTGAATCAAATTCGAAAAGTTAAGCACACTCCTGTGATGATGATTACCGCCAGTGGTGCAGAACAAGAGCGCATTGAAGGCTATAGAAAAGGCGCTGATGATTACTTACCTAAGCCATTTAATTTCACCGAAATGATGCTTAGAATAGAGGCTCTGTTGCGCCGTAGCCAGCGAGACACAACTCCCCCAAAACAAGCTTCACAGTTAATCATTGATGCGCTTCAACTAAACCGAATTAAGCAAGATGTTCGCTTTTCAGGGAACGGCGTTGAACTCACTCCTATTCAATTTAAGTTACTTTGGGTGCTATTAGAAAACCACCATGAAGTGATGACCAAAGCCTTCTTATATCAAAGCGTGCTTAACCGGCCTTTTAGTCGTTATGATAGAAGTTTAGACATGCACATTAGCCGTGTACGTAAAAAGCTAGTAGAAGCAGGTATGCCGCCAGAAAGACTTTCTACCTTGCATGGCAAAGGCTATCGCTTCTCATGA
- a CDS encoding sensor histidine kinase has product MKYTLFWRMCTVIGVGTVLLFWAIDWLTNHTESSMSFIAQEHQQQLLDYGKEADEIWKNEGEEALSAWLKMLQEKEQTWVGVVSSDITPLADSTIYKPFFDRFQYGRSVEWKIHLYFQQNPVMELPFADASTHLLIELPQRMRPGAMLLYANALLQIALPLILLCILSLVLYRHVMSPLRKLENVTKSFSAGHYDVRTNASLLERNDELTRLAVTFDKMADRTSKLIYNQRQLLADLSHELRTPLTRIDMAVDFVEQQINPQQALARLRYEASTMRNLVEDTLTLAWLNTESPQLNTDDFDLVELIQVICEDARFEYPDKNLVSTLPEKAPLTQSSQIALGQAIENIIRNALRYTPEKSEVEVLLAITEQGYRLCVKDNGPGVPEHMLGDIFKPFFRVDKARASIGERIDTSQSTGFGLGLALAHRQIEAVGGSIKAQNYTHDAQSYKEDASGYNNTPQSHNDKNTQRSGLKIQIELPRSSATAL; this is encoded by the coding sequence ATGAAATACACCCTGTTTTGGCGTATGTGTACTGTAATTGGCGTAGGTACCGTACTGCTTTTTTGGGCCATAGACTGGTTAACTAATCATACCGAATCTAGCATGAGCTTTATTGCACAAGAGCATCAGCAACAATTGCTAGATTACGGAAAAGAAGCCGATGAAATTTGGAAAAATGAAGGTGAAGAAGCCCTATCTGCTTGGCTTAAGATGCTTCAAGAAAAAGAGCAAACCTGGGTAGGTGTAGTTAGTTCAGATATAACTCCCCTGGCCGATTCCACTATCTACAAACCCTTTTTCGACCGCTTTCAATATGGCAGAAGTGTGGAGTGGAAAATACACTTATATTTTCAGCAAAACCCCGTGATGGAATTGCCCTTTGCCGATGCGAGCACACACTTATTAATTGAACTGCCTCAGCGTATGCGCCCCGGTGCAATGTTGCTGTACGCCAATGCCTTACTACAGATTGCGCTGCCGCTAATATTACTCTGCATATTGAGTTTGGTGTTATACCGCCACGTAATGTCGCCGTTAAGAAAGCTGGAGAACGTCACCAAATCCTTCAGTGCGGGTCACTATGATGTAAGAACCAATGCGTCGCTGCTTGAGCGTAATGACGAACTTACCCGCTTAGCCGTTACTTTCGATAAAATGGCCGATAGAACCAGCAAGCTTATTTATAATCAACGCCAGTTACTGGCAGATTTATCTCATGAGTTACGCACACCGCTAACGCGGATAGATATGGCGGTTGATTTTGTAGAGCAACAAATTAACCCGCAACAAGCATTAGCGCGACTTCGCTACGAAGCTTCTACCATGCGCAACTTAGTTGAAGATACCCTTACTCTTGCGTGGTTAAACACTGAATCTCCACAGCTAAATACTGATGATTTTGATTTGGTGGAATTAATACAGGTTATTTGCGAAGACGCCCGATTCGAATACCCTGACAAAAACCTTGTTAGCACGCTGCCAGAAAAAGCGCCGTTAACCCAAAGCAGCCAAATAGCATTGGGCCAAGCAATAGAGAATATTATTCGTAACGCATTACGCTATACGCCTGAAAAATCAGAAGTAGAAGTACTGCTCGCCATCACCGAGCAGGGTTATCGGCTATGTGTGAAAGACAATGGCCCTGGCGTGCCTGAACATATGCTTGGGGACATTTTTAAGCCATTCTTTCGGGTAGATAAAGCCAGGGCATCTATAGGCGAACGAATAGATACATCACAAAGCACTGGCTTTGGTTTAGGTTTGGCCTTAGCCCACCGGCAAATTGAAGCCGTAGGCGGCAGTATCAAAGCTCAAAACTATACTCATGATGCACAGAGCTATAAGGAAGACGCCAGTGGCTATAACAACACTCCCCAGAGCCATAACGACAAAAACACGCAGCGCAGCGGGCTAAAAATTCAAATTGAATTACCTCGCTCTTCGGCCACTGCTCTTTAA
- a CDS encoding PepSY-associated TM helix domain-containing protein encodes MSAKTIKKWVFWTHLIAGLIAGIFVLCMSFTGVLLTYERQIVEFSERLYDVEVSTKGDSASQTKPTDRTRISTDEVVSILQTLKPNEPHIYVRWVNREGAAIPAWAGRHSFLLHPYTGEVLREGQDVVGEFFHVVTDFHRYLSLAGDYRVIGKNITAYANLMFIFLIVSGLYLWLPKRFNLRAFKQQTLLLKTYQNSHHRNRQWHFVFGIWCLIPLFVIALTATIFHFDWANKAIYGAFGESVPAREQHEGITSLAADIVPYETLFKAAQQHASANEYEDWYSMWMEIGEHKHEARFFIDKSIGHRQELAYSLFFDTQTAEVTQVLRKQDWSLGGQAWGTARFLHTGEYFGVIGQTVAGLVSLLACVLVYTGIVLAWRRLVSEPKRLRQYD; translated from the coding sequence ATGAGCGCTAAAACGATAAAAAAGTGGGTTTTTTGGACCCACCTTATTGCCGGCTTAATTGCCGGCATATTTGTTTTGTGTATGTCCTTTACGGGCGTATTACTGACTTATGAACGGCAAATCGTAGAATTCAGTGAAAGGCTATACGACGTAGAAGTTAGCACTAAAGGAGATTCAGCCAGCCAAACCAAACCGACAGACCGCACTCGTATTAGCACCGATGAAGTGGTGTCTATTTTGCAAACGCTTAAGCCTAATGAACCACATATTTATGTTCGTTGGGTAAACCGAGAAGGCGCGGCTATTCCTGCATGGGCGGGGCGGCACAGCTTTTTGCTACACCCTTATACTGGCGAGGTGCTTCGAGAAGGCCAGGACGTGGTGGGTGAATTTTTTCATGTAGTCACCGACTTTCATCGCTATTTATCTCTTGCGGGCGATTATCGCGTAATAGGCAAGAACATCACGGCTTATGCCAATCTTATGTTTATCTTTTTGATCGTAAGTGGCCTTTATTTATGGCTACCCAAGCGTTTCAATTTAAGAGCCTTTAAACAGCAAACCCTATTACTCAAAACCTATCAAAATTCACATCATAGAAATCGGCAATGGCATTTCGTCTTCGGTATCTGGTGTTTGATACCGCTGTTTGTTATTGCGTTAACGGCTACTATTTTTCACTTCGATTGGGCCAATAAGGCCATATACGGCGCCTTTGGTGAAAGTGTGCCTGCCCGAGAGCAACATGAGGGAATTACCAGTTTAGCGGCTGACATAGTACCCTACGAAACGCTCTTTAAAGCAGCCCAGCAACACGCCAGTGCGAATGAGTACGAAGACTGGTATTCAATGTGGATGGAAATAGGTGAGCATAAACACGAAGCCCGTTTCTTCATTGATAAAAGCATAGGACATAGGCAAGAGCTCGCTTATTCGCTTTTTTTCGACACCCAAACAGCCGAAGTAACCCAGGTGCTAAGAAAACAAGATTGGTCTCTTGGCGGGCAAGCATGGGGTACGGCACGTTTTTTACATACCGGTGAATACTTCGGGGTTATTGGCCAAACGGTGGCGGGGTTGGTGTCATTACTAGCGTGTGTACTAGTATATACCGGCATTGTATTGGCGTGGCGCCGATTAGTTAGCGAGCCCAAACGGTTGCGCCAATACGATTAG